A single Paenibacillus sp. FSL R5-0517 DNA region contains:
- a CDS encoding response regulator transcription factor — protein sequence MKSILIVEDEQAIARVLAAYLRKAEFEVHHAADGPTALTFFDTVTPSLVLLDVMLPGMDGWDLLRIIREKSACPVIMLTALDDISDRLNGLNAGADDYMSKPFVPEEVVARVNAVLRRNPHWTSGGEEKRSFGNLVIDLAAKQVLLNGAEVALTPRDLSLLFFLSDYPNRTFTRDHLIEQVWGMDYDGSDRAVDLSIKRLRQALSHWSPETGEIRTLRGMGYQFWIAN from the coding sequence TTGAAATCCATACTTATCGTCGAGGATGAACAAGCTATTGCACGAGTACTGGCTGCTTATCTGAGAAAAGCAGAATTCGAAGTTCATCATGCAGCAGATGGACCGACTGCACTTACCTTTTTTGATACCGTAACGCCTTCCCTTGTATTACTTGATGTGATGCTGCCAGGAATGGATGGATGGGATCTGCTGCGGATTATTCGTGAAAAAAGTGCTTGTCCCGTGATCATGCTAACCGCACTGGATGACATTTCAGATCGTCTCAACGGATTGAATGCCGGTGCTGACGATTATATGAGCAAACCTTTTGTACCGGAAGAAGTGGTCGCCAGAGTTAATGCGGTGTTGCGCCGTAATCCACATTGGACCTCAGGCGGCGAAGAGAAACGTTCCTTTGGAAATCTCGTCATTGATCTTGCTGCCAAGCAGGTGCTGCTGAACGGTGCAGAAGTTGCACTCACACCTCGTGACCTCTCATTACTGTTCTTCCTGTCCGATTATCCGAATCGTACGTTTACCAGGGATCACCTTATTGAACAGGTATGGGGGATGGACTATGATGGCAGTGACCGTGCTGTGGATCTATCGATTAAACGACTGCGTCAAGCCCTCTCCCACTGGTCGCCAGAGACAGGAGAAATTCGGACGTTGCGAGGAATGGGGTATCAATTTTGGATAGCCAACTGA
- a CDS encoding nitroreductase family protein has product MSTGLSQDISSSKRRAGTCEFSPLPVPQSVIRKLLDEADPSLYVMSSEPWRFMLFAGEGRQLYLEAVRQSYPPHLADRYGDWATYQYTEAIPTHLVVVAPVNAREDNLLAAKAWSKRFSILAAEQGLNAVWKINDYQQHPVFMNLMGLTSAEKVLGVFHIGYGDQPGLRDVDASRPASELMTVYDHLV; this is encoded by the coding sequence ATGTCTACTGGTCTAAGTCAAGATATAAGCAGTAGCAAGAGACGTGCAGGAACTTGTGAATTCAGTCCGTTGCCAGTACCCCAATCGGTTATACGAAAGTTGCTTGATGAAGCAGATCCTTCATTATATGTGATGAGTTCAGAACCTTGGAGGTTTATGTTGTTTGCAGGCGAAGGGCGACAGCTATATTTGGAAGCGGTCAGACAGAGCTATCCACCCCATCTGGCTGATCGTTACGGCGATTGGGCTACATATCAGTACACGGAAGCGATCCCTACCCATCTGGTTGTGGTAGCGCCTGTGAATGCCCGTGAGGATAATCTTCTGGCGGCTAAAGCCTGGAGCAAACGTTTCAGTATTCTGGCTGCGGAACAGGGGTTGAATGCTGTCTGGAAGATCAATGATTATCAACAACATCCTGTATTTATGAATCTGATGGGTTTGACAAGTGCAGAGAAGGTGTTAGGTGTATTCCATATCGGTTACGGAGACCAGCCTGGATTGCGGGATGTCGATGCAAGCAGACCGGCCTCTGAACTGATGACGGTCTATGACCATCTGGTATAA
- a CDS encoding HAMP domain-containing sensor histidine kinase, which yields MDSQLKQKKPKRTISILSHWTLRYFLILCIGFTIIVAGALYWIRTTSIEKSLKTAELLGLEIADHVTSENNILRVPPDLDRLVTKREKLFNTDHYFCVMILDNNNQLIFSQPKMEQKDVQYRLSDDYLEPRNNKYAGVTVNISEGDQTLGKVWVMQSKQSITFGPETIWLVALILGGLILCGWFTIYLLSNKLSRPIRQVAYAAEQIRGGNYDVSLDLNTREREINELVNSFRDMASRLQQLEEWRTLSLAGVSHELKTPVTSIKGLVMAVRDDVVSPQEGKEFLDIALKESERMERMVADLLDYNAMAAGSVTVRKERTDLKLLVGEIIYQWKIAYEDKMPEVQLHTPPVNFFTMGDALRIQQIIVNLLNNALHATAPEQKAVFHIYLRAEEQMLYVDVKDNGTGIASEDQPKIFERFYRGELKKRRNRGLGLGLTYSRLLAQEQGGELTLLSSSPEGSTFRLSLPRWTASQEAVNTEKAYGAAVKV from the coding sequence TTGGATAGCCAACTGAAACAGAAGAAACCGAAACGAACGATATCCATTCTTTCACACTGGACACTGCGATATTTTCTGATTTTATGTATTGGTTTCACAATTATTGTGGCTGGGGCACTCTACTGGATTCGAACAACTTCCATTGAGAAAAGCCTCAAAACTGCAGAACTGCTGGGTCTGGAGATCGCAGATCATGTGACCAGTGAAAATAATATACTACGGGTTCCACCCGATCTGGACAGACTGGTAACCAAGCGAGAGAAACTATTTAATACAGATCATTATTTTTGTGTGATGATCTTGGACAACAACAATCAATTGATTTTTTCCCAGCCTAAAATGGAGCAAAAAGATGTACAATATCGACTATCAGACGACTATCTTGAACCGCGAAACAACAAATATGCAGGTGTAACGGTCAACATATCCGAGGGCGATCAAACCTTGGGTAAAGTGTGGGTCATGCAGTCCAAACAATCCATTACATTTGGTCCAGAGACCATATGGCTCGTGGCTCTAATCCTCGGAGGACTAATCCTCTGCGGATGGTTCACAATCTATCTCCTGTCCAATAAGTTATCCAGACCTATTCGTCAGGTAGCCTATGCAGCTGAACAGATTCGAGGTGGCAATTATGATGTGAGTCTTGACTTGAATACACGAGAGCGTGAGATCAATGAACTTGTTAATTCATTCCGCGATATGGCCTCTCGTCTCCAACAACTTGAAGAATGGCGCACACTTTCGCTGGCAGGGGTAAGTCATGAACTCAAGACACCGGTAACTTCCATCAAGGGGCTCGTAATGGCAGTACGTGACGATGTTGTGAGTCCACAGGAAGGAAAAGAATTTTTGGATATCGCTTTGAAGGAATCTGAACGCATGGAGCGTATGGTCGCAGATTTGCTGGATTATAACGCCATGGCAGCAGGAAGTGTTACGGTTCGCAAGGAACGGACGGATCTGAAGCTGTTGGTCGGTGAGATCATCTATCAGTGGAAGATTGCGTATGAGGATAAAATGCCAGAGGTTCAGCTGCACACCCCTCCAGTCAACTTCTTTACCATGGGGGATGCTCTCCGCATTCAGCAGATCATTGTTAATTTGCTCAATAATGCACTTCATGCCACAGCTCCTGAACAAAAGGCTGTCTTCCATATTTATCTACGCGCAGAAGAACAGATGTTATACGTTGATGTCAAGGACAACGGCACAGGCATCGCGTCTGAAGACCAACCCAAGATCTTCGAACGCTTCTATCGTGGAGAACTCAAGAAACGTCGTAACCGCGGCCTGGGTCTAGGCTTAACATATAGCCGGCTACTCGCTCAGGAACAAGGCGGTGAACTGACACTTCTCTCCAGTAGTCCGGAAGGCAGCACGTTCAGATTGAGCCTGCCACGCTGGACTGCAAGTCAAGAAGCCGTGAATACGGAAAAAGCATACGGAGCAGCCGTTAAAGTGTAA
- a CDS encoding ATP-binding protein, with protein sequence MSKMNHMNRIPRAKGIDMAAFYTPKECRRKAQHIVFSAENERIINEFITILGMKEKFREHDVSIPNKMVMFGPPGTGKTLTASHLAERLDLPLVLVRLDAIIHSHLGETGSNVRKLFEYARLNPCVLFLDEFDAIGRTRESNDEVKEMARVVNTLLQCLDEFDGDSILVAATNLETQLDHAIWRRFDTKMTYGMPDDSSRRLYISKLVGTFEQETRLEDYICERLAGCSYADIEQIVLKAKRKAIIASSLLHKQLISDAYDEYRPRVLEC encoded by the coding sequence ATGAGCAAAATGAACCATATGAACCGGATTCCACGAGCAAAAGGGATCGATATGGCTGCTTTTTACACACCCAAAGAGTGTAGGCGCAAAGCCCAGCATATTGTATTTTCCGCTGAAAATGAGCGTATCATTAATGAATTCATCACCATTCTGGGCATGAAAGAGAAATTCAGAGAGCATGATGTGTCCATCCCCAATAAAATGGTCATGTTCGGGCCACCTGGTACAGGAAAAACATTAACGGCATCACATCTGGCAGAACGGCTTGATTTGCCACTGGTACTCGTGAGATTAGATGCAATTATTCATAGCCATCTTGGGGAGACGGGCAGTAATGTTCGCAAGTTATTCGAATATGCACGATTGAATCCCTGTGTGTTATTTCTAGATGAATTTGATGCCATAGGTCGCACGCGTGAGAGTAATGATGAAGTAAAAGAGATGGCTCGTGTCGTCAATACGTTGTTGCAGTGTCTGGACGAATTCGATGGGGACAGTATTCTGGTGGCTGCAACGAATCTGGAAACCCAACTGGATCATGCCATATGGCGGCGTTTTGATACGAAGATGACCTATGGTATGCCTGATGATTCAAGTCGCAGATTGTATATCAGCAAGTTGGTTGGGACATTTGAACAGGAGACCCGGCTGGAAGATTACATATGTGAACGCCTGGCAGGGTGCAGTTATGCGGATATAGAGCAGATCGTTTTGAAAGCAAAGCGGAAAGCGATCATAGCCAGCAGTTTACTTCATAAGCAACTGATCTCGGATGCGTACGATGAATATAGGCCACGTGTATTAGAGTGTTGA
- a CDS encoding sensor histidine kinase encodes MVVTNKNKLETIHELFETRKPILIWLIFVYAGSVTLQFLDDPRVISSLVFTGLFILHAALHWFSYRVNQRHFWFYFGIQGILIYLCAILFPGSYQAVLVGLLPVLIAQSLGFSFRISRVIFIALISVIIFFDSALTVGDTKELIVFIPMFVMMLIIVIAYGILFFRQVHERVRLQKFLNELQVAHQKVEELTLSNERQRMARDLHDTLAQGVAGLIMQLEASNAHMMQGNTEKAHNIIIQSMQQARRTLAEARRAIDDLRTKSAPDIDFKEAIEDEVRHFRHSTGIQVDCHVQLNQLLSRVVMEHSLHIIREVLTNVARHAKANVVKVSVIVSNNQLQIEISDNGKGFNPDAIGKEPGHYGLLGIHERARLIGGQIEIESSLEGTTITMSMTIHEGGQHEPL; translated from the coding sequence ATGGTTGTTACTAATAAGAATAAACTTGAGACTATACATGAACTATTTGAAACAAGAAAGCCCATCTTGATCTGGTTAATCTTTGTATACGCAGGATCTGTTACGCTTCAGTTTCTGGATGATCCTAGAGTGATTAGCAGTTTGGTATTCACGGGACTATTTATTCTCCACGCCGCGTTGCATTGGTTTTCTTATCGGGTTAACCAAAGACATTTTTGGTTTTATTTCGGAATACAAGGGATTTTAATTTACTTGTGCGCTATCCTTTTCCCCGGAAGTTATCAGGCAGTGTTAGTTGGGTTGCTCCCCGTACTCATTGCTCAAAGTTTAGGTTTTTCTTTTCGAATTAGCAGGGTGATATTTATAGCTTTAATCAGTGTTATTATATTTTTTGATTCTGCCTTAACCGTGGGAGATACCAAGGAACTGATAGTATTTATTCCAATGTTTGTGATGATGTTAATTATCGTAATCGCTTATGGAATCCTATTTTTTCGTCAAGTACATGAACGAGTCAGATTGCAAAAGTTTTTGAATGAATTGCAAGTGGCTCATCAAAAAGTCGAAGAACTTACATTGTCCAATGAACGGCAGCGAATGGCTAGGGACTTACATGATACTCTTGCTCAAGGAGTCGCGGGTCTAATTATGCAATTAGAAGCTTCTAATGCACACATGATGCAGGGGAATACAGAGAAGGCTCATAACATTATAATTCAATCCATGCAGCAAGCACGTAGAACACTGGCTGAAGCACGTAGGGCAATAGATGACCTTAGAACTAAATCAGCACCTGATATCGATTTTAAGGAAGCGATTGAAGATGAGGTGAGACACTTCAGACATTCCACGGGCATTCAGGTAGACTGCCATGTACAACTGAATCAGCTACTATCCAGAGTTGTGATGGAACATAGTCTGCATATCATCAGAGAAGTGTTGACGAATGTTGCACGCCATGCCAAAGCAAATGTAGTAAAAGTCAGTGTTATCGTCTCGAACAATCAACTTCAGATTGAAATATCAGATAATGGAAAAGGATTCAATCCGGATGCGATCGGAAAGGAACCAGGTCACTATGGGTTACTTGGGATCCATGAGCGAGCAAGATTGATTGGTGGACAGATTGAGATCGAGAGCAGCCTAGAAGGTACAACTATAACGATGTCAATGACAATTCATGAAGGAGGTCAGCATGAGCCCTTATAA
- a CDS encoding RNA pseudouridine synthase yields the protein MSEHRHDHDAIPILFEDNHLLGITKPVNVPTQEDASGDPDLLTLLKQDLKERYNKPGNVYLGLVHRLDRPVGGAMIFAKTSKAASRLSETVRGRHFRKIYAAVVHGKLPAQQGTLKHTLLKDARTNTVTVVPKGTAGGKDAVLDYRVIGETDLYSLVHIELHTGRSHQIRVQMKEVGCPLYGDQKYGASVNKPGQQIALWSVIAAFPHPVTKEEVILQSLPAREFPWAEWPAAVYQKAFEQPL from the coding sequence ATGTCAGAACATCGGCATGATCATGATGCAATTCCGATTCTGTTTGAAGACAACCATCTATTAGGCATTACGAAGCCGGTCAATGTACCTACTCAGGAAGATGCATCAGGTGATCCGGATTTGCTTACATTGCTGAAACAGGATCTGAAAGAACGATATAACAAACCTGGCAATGTCTATCTCGGGTTGGTACACCGACTTGATCGTCCTGTTGGAGGGGCAATGATCTTTGCCAAGACATCCAAGGCAGCTTCGAGATTGTCCGAGACAGTGCGGGGACGTCATTTCCGTAAAATATATGCGGCAGTTGTACATGGCAAGCTGCCTGCACAACAGGGAACGTTAAAACATACGCTCCTGAAGGATGCACGCACGAATACTGTTACGGTTGTACCTAAGGGTACAGCTGGTGGTAAGGATGCCGTTCTCGATTACCGCGTTATTGGGGAGACAGACCTTTACAGCCTCGTCCATATCGAACTGCACACCGGCAGATCTCATCAGATTCGGGTGCAAATGAAAGAAGTCGGCTGCCCTCTGTACGGGGATCAGAAGTACGGTGCAAGCGTGAATAAACCCGGGCAACAGATTGCGCTATGGTCTGTGATTGCAGCCTTCCCCCATCCAGTTACCAAGGAAGAAGTTATTCTGCAATCCTTGCCTGCAAGAGAATTTCCTTGGGCGGAATGGCCTGCTGCAGTGTACCAAAAAGCTTTTGAACAACCTCTATAA
- a CDS encoding YceI family protein — protein sequence MNKKAKAWLITGVAAVVVIGGGGYYLSNSYLGNNVEIEQVIPASTATSTTTVDSTGTAIANETAGAEQLNGDWSISEGSKVYFSVTTSQETVNFVDEQVTGNWTINVDDAAQMKAEGQIEMDGIDSGNGQRDGHVKQADFFDIATYPQATFTATSFEGVPAEWPVGQTVDIKMKGTLTVRGIEKEVTFDAKAAYENNEVLLSATSMVTFEDFGMENPHSVVLSTENDIQVQLELKLSK from the coding sequence ATGAACAAGAAAGCAAAAGCATGGCTCATAACAGGTGTAGCGGCTGTTGTCGTAATCGGTGGCGGTGGATACTATCTCAGCAATAGCTATTTGGGGAACAACGTGGAGATTGAGCAGGTGATTCCTGCGAGCACAGCGACTTCCACAACTACGGTAGACAGCACAGGAACGGCTATAGCCAATGAAACTGCGGGAGCAGAGCAATTGAACGGAGACTGGAGCATTAGTGAAGGTTCCAAAGTATACTTCTCTGTAACTACTTCGCAGGAGACCGTTAACTTTGTGGACGAGCAGGTAACAGGCAATTGGACTATTAATGTAGACGATGCTGCTCAGATGAAAGCAGAAGGACAGATCGAGATGGATGGAATTGATTCCGGGAATGGACAGCGTGATGGTCACGTGAAGCAAGCGGATTTCTTCGACATTGCTACATATCCGCAAGCAACATTTACAGCGACTTCATTTGAAGGGGTACCTGCAGAATGGCCTGTCGGTCAAACGGTTGATATCAAGATGAAGGGTACTTTAACCGTTAGAGGTATTGAAAAAGAAGTCACTTTTGATGCAAAAGCGGCTTATGAGAATAACGAAGTTTTGTTGTCAGCGACATCGATGGTAACCTTCGAAGATTTCGGAATGGAAAATCCGCACTCGGTTGTGCTTTCGACAGAAAATGATATTCAGGTACAGCTTGAATTAAAACTCTCCAAATAA
- a CDS encoding 4-hydroxyphenylacetate 3-hydroxylase N-terminal domain-containing protein, translating to MPVKSGTQYRERIDAQSVPCWYKGNLITGKRSEHVAFAGLMETQMYMYDLQSDPKFTETMTYASPADGKPVGISFLPPTSADDLRKRREGMNIWANVHHGFLGRSPDYMNTAIMSFYTGADLLNELSPQYAENLKNYYAYCRDHDITLSHAFIQPYASKMSGQLDATEDAIAAKVVDRTEEGLIISGAFMMATQAATSDEIFVYPSPSPAPFDDENPFAFSFAVPNDLPGISLVCRDTYAAESHTNYPLSSRYEEMDNIVIFDRVLVPHERIFFAGSEEMSSRLFSGSNFHIHAGHQVLCRYIAKTEFVLGTIQLLTDTLDLNTEAHVIEKTARLFAGLESLKALALAAEAGAIPDGRGFVLPAPKPLMAANLLFPKLYPEMIETLQLLGSSGVIMIPQEEEFQSDIAPSLNIYLKGNDMASYERNALFRLIWELGAGSFGGRQTQFERFFFGNVLTVSNRLYSVYNKDQTNRKLVRDFLTNTSK from the coding sequence ATGCCTGTTAAAAGTGGCACACAGTATCGTGAACGAATTGATGCACAATCCGTCCCTTGCTGGTACAAAGGTAACCTTATTACTGGAAAACGCTCTGAACATGTAGCATTTGCTGGTTTAATGGAGACTCAGATGTACATGTATGATCTGCAATCTGACCCTAAATTTACGGAAACGATGACGTATGCCTCTCCGGCCGATGGAAAACCTGTGGGCATATCCTTCCTTCCCCCAACCAGTGCCGACGACCTCCGCAAACGACGGGAAGGGATGAATATCTGGGCAAATGTCCATCATGGCTTTCTTGGACGCTCACCCGATTACATGAATACAGCCATCATGTCCTTTTACACAGGTGCCGATCTTCTGAACGAATTGTCTCCCCAATATGCAGAAAATCTCAAGAATTATTATGCCTACTGCCGTGATCATGATATTACGCTATCTCATGCCTTCATTCAGCCTTATGCCAGCAAAATGTCAGGGCAATTGGATGCCACTGAGGATGCTATTGCCGCAAAAGTCGTAGATCGTACCGAAGAAGGTCTCATTATTAGCGGAGCATTTATGATGGCTACACAAGCGGCCACTTCGGATGAGATTTTTGTCTATCCGTCACCTTCTCCTGCCCCATTTGATGACGAAAATCCATTTGCTTTCTCTTTTGCTGTCCCCAATGATCTTCCAGGAATCAGTCTGGTATGCAGGGATACCTATGCAGCCGAATCTCACACCAACTATCCACTGAGTTCCAGATATGAAGAAATGGACAATATCGTTATCTTTGACCGGGTACTCGTTCCACATGAACGAATATTTTTTGCAGGAAGTGAGGAGATGTCCTCACGTCTCTTCAGTGGTAGTAACTTTCATATTCACGCAGGTCATCAGGTATTGTGTCGTTATATTGCCAAGACGGAATTTGTCCTCGGTACAATTCAGCTTCTCACGGATACTCTCGATCTGAATACGGAAGCACATGTTATTGAGAAAACTGCACGTCTGTTCGCAGGTCTTGAATCATTAAAAGCATTGGCTTTGGCTGCGGAGGCAGGTGCGATACCAGATGGAAGAGGATTTGTATTACCTGCACCCAAACCATTGATGGCAGCCAATCTTCTTTTCCCGAAACTTTATCCTGAGATGATTGAAACTCTGCAACTTTTGGGTTCGAGTGGGGTAATTATGATCCCTCAGGAAGAAGAGTTTCAATCCGATATCGCCCCTTCATTGAATATCTATCTGAAAGGGAACGATATGGCTTCTTATGAACGCAACGCTCTGTTCCGTCTGATCTGGGAACTTGGGGCTGGATCATTCGGAGGCAGACAGACTCAATTCGAACGATTCTTTTTTGGCAATGTCCTTACCGTATCCAATCGATTATACTCCGTATATAACAAAGATCAGACAAATCGTAAGCTCGTTCGTGATTTTCTAACCAATACCAGCAAATAA
- a CDS encoding response regulator transcription factor encodes MSPYKIMLVDDHFVVREGLKLILETSEKYQVVGEAVNGQDALENVEKLQPDIILMDLNMPVLSGLETMKEFKKKGLTIPIIILTTYNEDEMMINGLALGAKGYLLKDTSRESLFRSIDSAMRGEMLLSEEMLERVMAAKLKSQQEVKEDVKLLSDKESYILQCVAKGYKSKEIAFDMNIGERTVKAHLTNIYNKLGVDSRSQAVATALDRGILKL; translated from the coding sequence ATGAGCCCTTATAAAATTATGTTGGTGGACGATCATTTTGTAGTGCGTGAAGGACTGAAGCTCATATTAGAGACTAGCGAAAAATATCAAGTCGTAGGGGAAGCCGTAAATGGCCAGGATGCCCTTGAGAACGTTGAGAAGCTTCAGCCAGACATCATTTTAATGGATCTGAATATGCCTGTTCTGAGTGGACTTGAAACGATGAAGGAATTTAAGAAAAAAGGTCTTACGATCCCTATTATTATCCTGACTACGTATAATGAGGATGAAATGATGATTAACGGGTTGGCTTTGGGAGCCAAAGGATATTTGTTAAAAGACACAAGCAGAGAAAGCTTGTTCAGAAGCATTGATTCTGCGATGCGAGGGGAAATGCTTTTATCTGAGGAGATGCTAGAGCGAGTGATGGCCGCTAAATTAAAATCGCAACAAGAGGTCAAGGAAGATGTCAAACTGTTGAGCGATAAAGAAAGCTACATTTTGCAATGCGTGGCTAAAGGCTATAAAAGCAAAGAAATCGCATTCGATATGAATATTGGAGAACGAACAGTCAAAGCTCATCTAACGAATATATACAATAAACTGGGGGTAGATTCTCGATCACAGGCAGTAGCAACTGCGCTGGATCGAGGTATTCTGAAACTATAA
- a CDS encoding MGMT family protein, producing the protein MTPFTKQVIAIIAAIPEGKVMTYGQIAAHAGSPRAARQVVRILHSMSRKERLPWHRVVNAKGEISIPDEHSRMMQETELISEGVEFQLNGTINLKRFGHEPDPVFLIDPTIQPE; encoded by the coding sequence ATGACCCCGTTTACCAAACAAGTCATTGCGATTATTGCGGCGATTCCAGAAGGTAAAGTGATGACTTACGGTCAGATTGCAGCCCATGCCGGTAGTCCAAGAGCCGCGAGACAAGTCGTACGAATCCTCCACTCGATGAGCCGCAAGGAACGTCTGCCCTGGCACCGTGTCGTCAACGCAAAAGGCGAAATCTCCATACCGGATGAACACTCGCGCATGATGCAGGAAACAGAACTGATTAGCGAAGGTGTGGAGTTCCAACTAAACGGAACCATTAATCTCAAACGGTTCGGACATGAGCCCGATCCTGTATTTCTTATCGATCCAACGATCCAGCCCGAATAA
- a CDS encoding class I SAM-dependent methyltransferase, with amino-acid sequence MYVAKNWKDYEVIDTGGGEKLERWGDVILRRPDPQIIWPLEQETNEWRQVHGHYHRSSSGGGNWDMKKPIPERWTIGYENLKFHIKPTSFKHTGLFPEQAANWSWMMDKISNAGRPISVLNLFAYTGGATVAAAYAGASVVHVDAAKGMVQWAKENVQLSGLADRPVRFITDDVFKFVQREQRRGNRYDAIIMDPPSYGRGPNGETWKLEENLYPFLKSCMTILSDNPLFMLVNSYTTGISSTVLRNMLTMTMSAQYGGDITAGEIGLPITRSGLDLPCGILGRWES; translated from the coding sequence ATGTACGTAGCTAAGAATTGGAAGGACTATGAAGTAATCGATACAGGAGGCGGCGAGAAACTGGAGCGTTGGGGAGATGTGATTTTACGCAGACCCGATCCACAGATTATTTGGCCCCTTGAGCAAGAAACCAATGAATGGCGTCAAGTGCATGGTCACTATCATCGCAGCTCTTCCGGTGGCGGTAACTGGGATATGAAAAAGCCCATTCCCGAGCGCTGGACGATCGGATACGAAAACCTGAAATTCCACATTAAACCTACCAGCTTCAAGCATACTGGCCTGTTCCCTGAACAAGCTGCCAACTGGAGCTGGATGATGGATAAAATCTCCAATGCAGGACGCCCTATTTCTGTCTTGAACCTGTTTGCCTATACAGGCGGTGCAACGGTAGCCGCAGCTTACGCAGGCGCTTCTGTCGTGCATGTGGATGCAGCTAAAGGCATGGTTCAATGGGCCAAGGAAAATGTTCAATTATCCGGACTGGCTGATCGCCCTGTTCGTTTTATTACAGATGATGTATTCAAATTCGTACAACGGGAGCAACGGCGTGGAAATCGTTATGACGCCATTATCATGGACCCTCCTTCTTATGGCCGTGGTCCGAATGGAGAGACATGGAAACTGGAAGAGAACCTTTATCCATTCTTGAAATCATGTATGACAATCCTGTCGGATAATCCATTATTCATGCTGGTTAACTCCTACACCACGGGTATCTCCTCCACGGTTCTGCGTAACATGTTAACCATGACAATGTCTGCTCAGTACGGTGGTGACATTACTGCAGGTGAAATCGGGCTGCCGATCACACGCAGTGGTCTTGATCTGCCTTGTGGTATTCTGGGCCGTTGGGAGTCCTAA
- a CDS encoding flavodoxin: MAKLLVAYASMTGNTEEIAELIVEGITQGGHEADLKSVTDCNASDVLDYDGFMIGVYTWGDGELPDEFLDFYEELDELDLSGKRAAVFGSGDTSYEQFCGAVDLAAAKLQERGAEVSPEMLKIEYSPLEQEKDSCRDFGKRFAAAGLQVS, from the coding sequence ATGGCTAAATTGTTAGTGGCTTATGCGAGCATGACGGGAAATACAGAAGAAATTGCAGAACTGATTGTGGAAGGAATTACACAGGGAGGACACGAGGCAGATCTGAAATCCGTAACGGATTGTAATGCATCCGATGTATTGGACTATGACGGATTCATGATTGGCGTCTACACTTGGGGAGACGGGGAGTTGCCAGATGAATTCCTGGATTTCTATGAAGAGCTAGATGAGCTTGACTTGAGCGGGAAGAGAGCCGCGGTGTTCGGAAGTGGTGATACCTCGTATGAGCAGTTCTGTGGTGCAGTTGATCTCGCTGCTGCCAAGCTGCAAGAGCGTGGGGCGGAGGTTTCTCCAGAGATGTTAAAAATAGAATACAGTCCGCTTGAGCAGGAGAAGGATTCATGCCGTGACTTTGGCAAACGCTTTGCTGCTGCCGGATTACAGGTGTCCTAA
- a CDS encoding DUF1540 domain-containing protein has product MAKDVLCEVNSCRHWAQENKCNASSIYIVSHSSKEASQSAETDCKTFEVK; this is encoded by the coding sequence ATGGCAAAAGACGTATTGTGTGAAGTTAATTCCTGTCGTCACTGGGCTCAAGAGAACAAATGTAATGCTTCTTCAATCTACATCGTAAGCCACAGTTCCAAAGAAGCAAGTCAGTCTGCTGAAACAGACTGTAAGACTTTTGAAGTAAAATAA